The Vibrio tarriae genome includes the window TGGGCATTCTGTTTATAGCAAGTGTAACAGAGCCTGCAACGGATGCTTAGGCTTGATTTGCTCAAACCGTTTCACTTGACTACGACACGAGTACCCGGTGACCAGACAGCGCTCTTTCGGTAACGAAGCTAACGCGGGCTGCCAACTCAAATCGTAAATATCGCGAGACATCGCCAATTTATCCACCTCATGACCAAAGGTACCCGCCATACCGCAGCACCCTACCGCCACCGCAGTGAGCTGCGTACCAAAGTGGTGGAAGATCTCCACCCACTCTTTTTCCGCATTCGGCAGCTTAGTTTTCTCCGTACAGTGCGCCAATAAATACCAAGGCTGTGCATCGGTTGCTTGAGGCGTAAACTGCGACAGGCGTGGTTTGAGCCATTCATGAACCGTCAGAACCGAAAACTCACCGCGCTCTTTGCCTAATATTTCAACATACTCATCGCGATAGCAAAGCACCAAAGCAGGATCGACACCCACGAGCGGAATATTGAGATCCGCCACTTGAGTCAGAAATGCCGCGGTATTCGCTGCCGTCGAACGAAATTGGCGTAGAAAGCCTTTAATATGTTGCGCTTTGCCATTGGGTTTAAACGGCAGCAATACTGGTTTTTTGCCTAACTTAAGCAGCAGGGCGACAAAATCTTCGACCACATCCGCATCGTAATAACTGGTAAACGGATCTTGCACGATCAACACATGTTGCTCGCGCTCTTCTTGCGATAACCCCGCCAAACGCTGCATATCAAACAGGACGACGGGATGACGGCGCAAACGCTGTGCGAGTGTCGGTACCGACAAGAGTGGCGCATCGACATAACCCACCGTTTTCGCGGTTAACTTCTGCACCGCAGATTGTGCTAAAACGCTATTCATCAGTTGCGGAGCCTTCGCCATCACAGGTAATAAGGTTTCGATATTCGCGACTAAATAATCTTTGACTGGGCGCGGATAACGGCTGTGATAGATATTCAGAAAACGCGAGCGGAAACTTGGCACATCAACCTTAATCGGGCATTGGCTTGCACACGCCTTACAAGCCAAGCAACCATTCATCGCCTCATACACTTCATGCGAAAAGTCGTATTCTTTATCTTTGCTAAAAGCATGACGAACCCGATCCAGCATGGATTTTACCGTTGGCGAGGATTCGAGCGTGGCTTTTTCAAGATCGAGAATATCAATGCCCTGCTCTGTCAGTTGGCGTAACCATTCCCGCACTAATCCTGCGCGCCCTTTCGGCGAGTGACGACGATCCGCCGTCACCTTCATTGAAGGACACATCGGAGAGCTGGTTTCGTAGTTAAAGCACAAACCGTTACCGTTACACTCTATCGCTTGTTTAAAGCTGTCACGCACTTTGACGTCGATTTGGCGATCGTAAAAGCCGCGTTTGGTATCCGATACCTTGACCAGTTCAAACGGCGTATCAAGCGGAGTACAAATCTTGCCCGGATTCATCTTATTGTGCGGGTCAAACGCCGCTTTCACACGACGCAGTTCAGTGAACAGCTCCTCACCAAAAAATTCTGGACCGTATTCCGAGCGGTAACCTTTACCGTGTTCTCCCCACATCAAGCCGCCATATTTTGCGACCAGCTTGACCACTTGATCGGAGATTTCACGCATCAACAGTTCTTGTTTGGGATCGCACAAGTCAAGCGCAGGACGCACATGCAATACACCCGCATCCACATGCCCAAACATGCCATAAGCCAGATTTTTGGAATCGAGCAGCGCGCGAAATTCAACGATAAAATCGGCTAAGTTCTCTGGCGGCACACAGGTATCTTCGGTAAAGGCGACCGGTTTAGCTCGGCCTTTGGCTGCGCCGAGCAAGCCCACCGCTTTTTTACGCATATTGTAAATGCGGTTGATGCTCGCTAAATCACTGCAGACTTGATAGCCAATAATTCCCGCTTGTTGGTTAGCCATCATCTCATCAAGGCGCGCGGTTAATTGTGCGACTTGCTGATTAATCTGCACGCTGTCTTGGCCTGCATATTCGACCATATTGATGCCTTGCATCTCTTTTCCCAGCACATCGGTCAGCAAGTCTTTTACGCTATGCCAAATAATGTCTTCTTTGGCAAGATTGAGCACTTTCGAGTCAACGGTTTCTACCGACAAAGCTTTCGCTTCAACCATTAAAGGGGCATTACGCAGTGCAGAATCAAAGCTGTCGTATTTCACATTCACTAACGTGCGTGCTTTGGGGATTGGCGTTAAATTAAGTTTGGCTTCGGTGATAAATGCCAGTGAACCTTCTGCGCCACACAATACCCGTGTGATATCAAAGCGATCTTCGGCTTCATTCAAAGCATTTTTTAAATCGTAGCCGGTGAGAAAACGGTTAAGCGGCGGAAATTTCGCGACAATTTGTTCACGTTTGGTACGGCAAACCTGCTCAGTCACCTGCATTGCTTGCGCGGCAAAGGTATGGGGAGCAGGCAAACCTTGCGAAAGATCGGTTTCCAGCAAAGAACCATCGGCAAATACCGCTTGCAGTGAGAGTACATGATCTGATGTTTTGCCATACTGTAGCGACCCTTGCCCTGAAGCATCGGTGTTAACCATGCCGCCAAGCGTCGCGCGATTACTGGTCGAAAGATCGGGAGAGAAGAAAAAACCGTGTGGGCGCACCGCATCATTGAGTTGATCTTTAATAACCCCCGCCTGCACTCGTACCCATCCCTCTTGCGGGTTAATTTCTAGGATACGGTTCATATGCCGCGACAAATCAACGACCACACCTTTAGTGAGCGATTGACCATTCGTGCCGGTACCGCCACCACGAGGTGAAAAAGTCACTCTCTCAAATTCTGGTTTTGAACTAATCTTTCCTATAAGAACAACATCAGCGGTGGATTTAGGATATACGACCGCTTGAGGCAATTGTTGGTAGACGCTGTTGTCCGTCGCTACCGCAAGACGGCTAGAGTATTGGGTTTCAATATCGCCGGTAAATCCTGCGGTTTTTAACTCGTGTAAAAAAGTTAAAACCACCGGATCAACGTCGGATTGGTGATGGAGTCTTGGTAACATTTGCTTCCTGCCCCTACTACGCTGATCCAATCAGCTTTGGGTTATTGTTAGATTTTAAAGAGTAATCTTTGAATTCGGTCACTTTACAACATTTAAAATGGTGATCAAATCAGAATCTGAGTGCCAGAATGCGGTGAAACAGAATTTTTTCAACTTTGTTTATGACTGACATATTCTGTTATTTCGCTTATTTAGAACTGTATGGAAAAAACGATGAAAAAAAATCAAATAGTAACAACGGAAGATATCCTACTTATGCTGTGCCAATCGGTTTCTACGGTTCTCACTTCGGCAACTAACTCATCCATCAACTACTCCGCGATGGTGCAAAAGATTAATAAAACCTCACTCAAACCAGACTTCGGGTGCTTTGTGTTGTTTGATGGTGGATTTACCGGTCTCGTGGTGATCAACTTTACTGCCAAAGCTGCACTTGAGGTTTACACCAATTACATGCGCAATATGGGCATGCCGGAAGAAGAACTCGCGGTACTACACACGTCAGATGAAGTTGGCGATGTTCTTGGTGAGCTGATGAACCAGCTTGTCGGTGACTTCACCAACAAGGTGCGCAAAGAGCTGCAAACCAACATCACCCAGAACCAGCCTAAAATGCTCTCTTTGAACAAGCAGGTGATCTTATCTGTAGATACCAACCTAGATCGCCCACAAGCGCGCCGTGTGACATTTTCAACAGCCAGTAACAACATCTTTTATCTTGAACTGGCGATGGACAAAACCGAGTTTATCCAACTCGAAGAGTTTGATGTTCAGGAAGACGAAAGTCCTGACGACATTTTGGCCGCCACACAGAAACAGAAAAAATCTCAGGATGTCACCAACCGCTCAGTAGAAGATAACGCTGCTGCTGATTTACTGGATCAGCTTGGCATCTAATTCCTTTTCAAAAATCGTTTACCGTTTCAGGTCATCTTGTAAGAGATGACCTCTTCCCTTTTCCTTAGCAGTCAAAAACGCTAGAATGTCGGACTTTTCTTAAGCCGTACCGAATCTATTTTGCTTGCTAATGGATAAACAAAAAGCCCTTAAAAAAATCGCCAAATGCCTTGAGCTAGGTAATTCTGCCAATATAAATGAGGCCGCAAACGCGATCAAAATGGCACATAACCTCATGCTCAAGTATGGCCTCGACAAAGATGATATCGAGTTCATCAAAATGGGGAAAACGCAGTCGACCCATTTACTTCCGACAGCCATTTCTTCTGGGATTTTGCGAGTTATCCGAGGCATCAATACCCGATTCGGTGTGGAAGCGGTATTGATCAACCATAAAGGCTTAAAACGCGTTGAATTTATTGGCGAAGCGGATCGCGCCATCTTCGCGGCTTTTGCTTTTGACATTATCTATCGTGAAATGAACGAGCAAACGGGACAATTCCGTAACAGTTTTGCTGGGACCGGAACCTCTTCGCTGGAGGTGACACGTCGAGTTAACTCATTTGTTTCTGGCTGGATTGAAGGCGCTTTAGAAAAATTACCCATCATCACTCCGGACGAAGACTCCATGAACAAAATCAATAGTTATATTGATAAGGAATTTGAGAATATCGACCGTGAAACCTTCAAACAGCAATTGCGTGAAGCGATGAAAAATCTGACGGAAGATTATGAGACCGGACTCAAAAAAGGACGCCGAGTCTCAGTCAATCGCCCGATTCACGGCGCGCAAGCCCCAAAATTACTCAAATAAACATTTGTAAGAGATTGGTAAAATGCGCCCCCTACTGATTGACGGGGAACGAGAAATCTCGTCTATTGCGCGAAATATCATTCAATAAACGGAGAGAATGTGTTGAACAAAACCACTTTGCTGTTAGCCGCAGTCGTCGCTTTATCTGGCTGTCAGGCTACCCAGCGCCAAAATGCGACGACCGGAGAAACAGAAACCAACGCCACCACTAAAGGAGCCTTATTAGGTGCCTTAGCAGGTGCAGCCGTTGGTTTAGCGACAGGTGACGATGCCAAAGAGCGCCGTAAGCACGCCTTAATTGGCGCGGCAGGTGGCGCAGCGGTCGGCGGCGGTATCGGATACTACTTTGATCAACAAGAAGCAGAGTTACGCAAAGCTTTGTTGGATTCTGGCGTCCAAGTGGTACGCGTTGGTGAAAATCAACTGATGCTACGCATGGAAAACGGCATTGGCTTTACCAGCAACTCTTACCAACTTGATAGCTATATCCATAAAACTTTACGTGGTGTCGCGCGTATTCTGGTCGAATACCCTGATACCAGCTTAGTGATTGAAGGCCATACCGATAGCACTGGCAGTGATACCACCAATCAAGTGCTTTCAGAGAAGCGTGCCGAGTCAGTGCGTTCATTCCTGCTTTCTCAAGGGGTTGCAGCGGGACGTGCAATTGCTCGTGGTAATGGTGAGCGTTTCCCTCTATGCTCAAATAACACCGCAGAAGGCCGCGCTTGTAACCGCCGCGTCGAAATTCAAATTCTGCCACTCAAATAGTGTTTACACGCTCATTAGCTTGAAGTTGCAGCAACAACGGCTGCAACTTCAACTAGACAGCGAATTGACCGAGCGTTTCATTTTCAGGGAAAGAAAGATCATGCGTTTGCGGAGTTTATGGCTGTTTTTGCTGTTTTCATTGCCACTGGCAGCCGCTGATGATGTCACGAAACTCACCCAACTTGCCCAAGAGCAAAATCCGCAAGCTCAATATCAACTCGCTTTGGCTTATCAAACCGGAAGTAGTACCCCGCAAAACCTGAATGAAGCGTTTTACTGGTTTTTACAAGCCGCTGAATTGAACCATCCGCCCGCCATGGCCCAAGTCGCCAACGCATATCTGACAGGCCAAGGAGTGGAAAAAGATCCACAGCAAGCCCAATACTGGCTAATCAAGCTGGCATTGACTGGTAACACTCAAGCAGGCACTACCTTAGCCAAATGGTATGAGCAACATCCCGCCGCGATTACTGCGCTCGATCTGGCTGAGATTTGGTATAGAGTCAACGCCAATCAAGATCCAGAATCTGAGCAAGGATACGCGCGTTTACTGGAACAAAAATTCAATCAGCAACGTGAAAAACAGCTCAATAGCATTGGCCAGTTGGATAACCTAATTGATCAAGATCTTGCACGACCAAGCACCACAATTCCCGTTATAAAAGAGAGCCAAACCATCACCAGTGATTGGCTATTGCCGACCTTGGTGGCGCTCATCTTATTACTGACGATTATCACTATCCGCATGATATGGCGCAGACAACGCAACCATATCGTCGCGGTAAAACACCTTGACTACGAAGGGAAATGGAAAGAGCAACAGTTCATAATCAAAAGGCAAAAACAGCAGTTAGACCATCTCTATCAAGAGTGTAAACGGCTACAACAGAACCAAACCAGCGATCTTAACGGCCAAAAAGTCGCGATAGCTTACGCCTTAATGGGCTTCCACCAACACCAACGCCCTGACGTCAAAATGATCAAGCTGCGTTACAAACAGTTATCGAAAATTTATCACCCTGACCTGCATGGCAGCGAAGAAGAAATGAAGCGCTTAAATAGCGCGGTAAAAATCGTGATTGACTCAGTTAACAAAACGTTACAAAAACAAGCATAAACCTGAAACTCCGTATCCAAGACTTGAAAAACCAAGGCGTACGCAATCGATCTCCTTCTCATCCACAATTACAAATAGTTAACTTTTTTTATTTAGCCGTGCCATAATCCGCGCGAAATTTGCGCCTGATTTAGGTGGGAGAGAAGACAATGTTTAGCGTAGAAGGCATCTGTGATTGGTGTAAACAGCCAAAACTACTGACAAGACATGAATATGTGGATGGTAAAGCCCATCATTCATGTGAAAACTGCAATGAGTTTGCCCGAATGGATGTAAGGCAATTTAATTTAGCTGAGATGGCATTCCGAGAAAAAACAACAAGCAGCTCGATAAACTGCATCCCCTTAAACTTGAAAAAGCGCCTTATGGCGCTTTTTCTGTTTTATCCGCACATACCTGTATACGCCGCGACACGGCTTACGTGGCATTGCTCACAAAAACCACAAATCCTTATTTTTTTCCACCTTTATCAACAAGAAATAAAATTAATAAAAATCAGATGGATAATAAGAAGCGTCGTGTAATAAAACGAATTATTGTGCTTTTTTTATCCAAAAATAAGTTGCAAAAACAACCAACCAATAATACTGTATTTACATACAGCATGTATGGAGGGACAGTATTATGCTACACACTGAATTCAAACATTTTGGCTTACATAACTCGCACACACTCAGCACATTACGTACAAAGAATGATCTGGGCGAGGCAAACCTGATGCTGCGACTGGCCAGTTTGTCAGAGCGCTCACAATGGATTCTCTATACGGCTCAATGTCGACGTCCAAACCGTCAATCACTCCACGAGCACCAGATCGATTGTGGCAAAGTTATCCATCTCAAAACATCAACATGCCACTCTGAAGCAGAAATTGTTGCGAAGGCGATTGCTTGCCGTACTGCCAGCGCGATTGTGGCATCCAATGCGATAGATAGCGTGACTCAAAAGCAATTGATGCACTTTGCCCAACAGCATGGCTGTGAGCTGTTTTTTATTAAGCAAACCACGCATTCACTACACTGATCCTTAAACCACCTTTACTTAAACAATCTGGCAGGAACAAATTTAAGCAAACGTTTGCTTTTTATCTGGCAGCATAAATTAGTTCTGGTATCATGCGCTCAGCCCGCGATTTTATGTTCAGCTAAATCGCAAAAATGATGTTTGAATTCAGATAGGAATGTCTCAATGAGCCTTGCAGATCAAGTCCTTGCCGTCAATGACGACCTACCCATTCGTACCCATCAGCCAGTACACAGCGGCAAAGTTCGCTCGGTATACTGGTTGACGGAGCAAGACAGCCGCCGCCTAATTAAAGAGAAAGATTATCCAGTTGCTGAAGATGCCCCGCTGGCCATTATGGTCATCAGTGATCGTATTTCAGCCTTCGATTGCATTTGGCACGCGGAAGGCGGTGTCCATGGTGTACCGGGTAAAGGTGCAGCGCTCAATGCCATCTCGAATCATTGGTTCAAACTGTTCAAACAGCATGGTTTGGCGGAGAGTCATATTCTCGATATTCCTCATCCTTTTGTGTGGATTGTACAAAAAGCCCGCCCTATCAAAATTGAAGCCATCTGCCGTCAATATATTACCGGTTCAATGTGGCGCGCTTACACCAAAGGTGAGCGCGAGTTTTGTGGCATTACCCTACCAGAAGGTTTAGAGAAAGATAGTCAACTCCCAGAACTGTTAATGACACCCTCCACCAAAGGTATTTTACGTGGTATTCCCGGTGTGCCAGAAGCCGATGACGTGAACATCTCGCGCCAAGATATTGAAGCCAATTACGCAGCATTCAACTTCAGTCAACCACAAGACATTGACCATTACGAAACTCTGCTCAAGCAAGGTTTTACTGTGATCAGCGAAGCGCTAAAAAATGTGGGACAAATATTTGTCGATACCAAATTTGAATTTGGTTACGTGGCAGATCAGCAAGGACAGCAAAAACTGATCTATATGGATGAAGTGGGCACCCCTGACTCATCACGTATTTGGGATGCGCAGCAATATCAGCAAGGCAAGATTGTCGAAAATTCCAAAGAGGGATTCCGCCAATTTTTGCTGAACTACTTCCCAGACCCAGACATTTTACTCAACAAAGATCGCATGCCTGAACGTGAAGCTCTCGCACGTGATAATGCTTTACCACTGGAAGCGTTACTTGATATCTCACGCACCTATTTGGGTATTGCCGAAAAAATAACGGGACAACCTATCCATCTGAGTAACCAGCCAAAACAAGAGATCATCGAGATCCTAGATAAAAAATACGGATTGATCGATCGATAAACCCTGTCTGCGGTTTTTGCTATACCTCGCAGCTTAGAATCATAAGTAAGTGGTAAGCAAGAGAGATCCACGGATAAAAACTAAGGGGCTTATAGATCCAAACGACTTGGAGTTGCAGGTAGGCGACAAGTGAGTTCATCCCCATGAGCATAGACAGACTCTATGATTGGAGTGAACGAACGTAGCCACCACCGCTGCAGCTTTAAGTAGGAAGGCGATAGCCCCTGAGTTGTACTCATATTTAGTGATGTTCTACTCGCGACACCAAGTAAGTTTTTTAAAACTTGATCAAAAACTCTTCTTGGCTGGTAGATTCAATATGCGCAGCACTTTTGCTTTGAATCGTGGTTAACTGCTGCTCATCC containing:
- the ydiJ gene encoding D-2-hydroxyglutarate dehydrogenase YdiJ yields the protein MLPRLHHQSDVDPVVLTFLHELKTAGFTGDIETQYSSRLAVATDNSVYQQLPQAVVYPKSTADVVLIGKISSKPEFERVTFSPRGGGTGTNGQSLTKGVVVDLSRHMNRILEINPQEGWVRVQAGVIKDQLNDAVRPHGFFFSPDLSTSNRATLGGMVNTDASGQGSLQYGKTSDHVLSLQAVFADGSLLETDLSQGLPAPHTFAAQAMQVTEQVCRTKREQIVAKFPPLNRFLTGYDLKNALNEAEDRFDITRVLCGAEGSLAFITEAKLNLTPIPKARTLVNVKYDSFDSALRNAPLMVEAKALSVETVDSKVLNLAKEDIIWHSVKDLLTDVLGKEMQGINMVEYAGQDSVQINQQVAQLTARLDEMMANQQAGIIGYQVCSDLASINRIYNMRKKAVGLLGAAKGRAKPVAFTEDTCVPPENLADFIVEFRALLDSKNLAYGMFGHVDAGVLHVRPALDLCDPKQELLMREISDQVVKLVAKYGGLMWGEHGKGYRSEYGPEFFGEELFTELRRVKAAFDPHNKMNPGKICTPLDTPFELVKVSDTKRGFYDRQIDVKVRDSFKQAIECNGNGLCFNYETSSPMCPSMKVTADRRHSPKGRAGLVREWLRQLTEQGIDILDLEKATLESSPTVKSMLDRVRHAFSKDKEYDFSHEVYEAMNGCLACKACASQCPIKVDVPSFRSRFLNIYHSRYPRPVKDYLVANIETLLPVMAKAPQLMNSVLAQSAVQKLTAKTVGYVDAPLLSVPTLAQRLRRHPVVLFDMQRLAGLSQEEREQHVLIVQDPFTSYYDADVVEDFVALLLKLGKKPVLLPFKPNGKAQHIKGFLRQFRSTAANTAAFLTQVADLNIPLVGVDPALVLCYRDEYVEILGKERGEFSVLTVHEWLKPRLSQFTPQATDAQPWYLLAHCTEKTKLPNAEKEWVEIFHHFGTQLTAVAVGCCGMAGTFGHEVDKLAMSRDIYDLSWQPALASLPKERCLVTGYSCRSQVKRFEQIKPKHPLQALLHLL
- a CDS encoding DUF3334 family protein, whose product is MKKNQIVTTEDILLMLCQSVSTVLTSATNSSINYSAMVQKINKTSLKPDFGCFVLFDGGFTGLVVINFTAKAALEVYTNYMRNMGMPEEELAVLHTSDEVGDVLGELMNQLVGDFTNKVRKELQTNITQNQPKMLSLNKQVILSVDTNLDRPQARRVTFSTASNNIFYLELAMDKTEFIQLEEFDVQEDESPDDILAATQKQKKSQDVTNRSVEDNAAADLLDQLGI
- a CDS encoding DUF2786 domain-containing protein gives rise to the protein MDKQKALKKIAKCLELGNSANINEAANAIKMAHNLMLKYGLDKDDIEFIKMGKTQSTHLLPTAISSGILRVIRGINTRFGVEAVLINHKGLKRVEFIGEADRAIFAAFAFDIIYREMNEQTGQFRNSFAGTGTSSLEVTRRVNSFVSGWIEGALEKLPIITPDEDSMNKINSYIDKEFENIDRETFKQQLREAMKNLTEDYETGLKKGRRVSVNRPIHGAQAPKLLK
- a CDS encoding OmpA family protein; amino-acid sequence: MNKTTLLLAAVVALSGCQATQRQNATTGETETNATTKGALLGALAGAAVGLATGDDAKERRKHALIGAAGGAAVGGGIGYYFDQQEAELRKALLDSGVQVVRVGENQLMLRMENGIGFTSNSYQLDSYIHKTLRGVARILVEYPDTSLVIEGHTDSTGSDTTNQVLSEKRAESVRSFLLSQGVAAGRAIARGNGERFPLCSNNTAEGRACNRRVEIQILPLK
- a CDS encoding J domain-containing protein encodes the protein MRLRSLWLFLLFSLPLAAADDVTKLTQLAQEQNPQAQYQLALAYQTGSSTPQNLNEAFYWFLQAAELNHPPAMAQVANAYLTGQGVEKDPQQAQYWLIKLALTGNTQAGTTLAKWYEQHPAAITALDLAEIWYRVNANQDPESEQGYARLLEQKFNQQREKQLNSIGQLDNLIDQDLARPSTTIPVIKESQTITSDWLLPTLVALILLLTIITIRMIWRRQRNHIVAVKHLDYEGKWKEQQFIIKRQKQQLDHLYQECKRLQQNQTSDLNGQKVAIAYALMGFHQHQRPDVKMIKLRYKQLSKIYHPDLHGSEEEMKRLNSAVKIVIDSVNKTLQKQA
- a CDS encoding helicase, translating into MLHTEFKHFGLHNSHTLSTLRTKNDLGEANLMLRLASLSERSQWILYTAQCRRPNRQSLHEHQIDCGKVIHLKTSTCHSEAEIVAKAIACRTASAIVASNAIDSVTQKQLMHFAQQHGCELFFIKQTTHSLH
- a CDS encoding phosphoribosylaminoimidazolesuccinocarboxamide synthase, whose translation is MSLADQVLAVNDDLPIRTHQPVHSGKVRSVYWLTEQDSRRLIKEKDYPVAEDAPLAIMVISDRISAFDCIWHAEGGVHGVPGKGAALNAISNHWFKLFKQHGLAESHILDIPHPFVWIVQKARPIKIEAICRQYITGSMWRAYTKGEREFCGITLPEGLEKDSQLPELLMTPSTKGILRGIPGVPEADDVNISRQDIEANYAAFNFSQPQDIDHYETLLKQGFTVISEALKNVGQIFVDTKFEFGYVADQQGQQKLIYMDEVGTPDSSRIWDAQQYQQGKIVENSKEGFRQFLLNYFPDPDILLNKDRMPEREALARDNALPLEALLDISRTYLGIAEKITGQPIHLSNQPKQEIIEILDKKYGLIDR